The following proteins are encoded in a genomic region of Ornithinibacillus sp. 4-3:
- a CDS encoding MFS transporter, with product MPTVNRQKKIRSLKDGALWGICLGHTFTHWYSASFYILLPYITLELGLSVAQAGALVTVMFIAKTLIGMPIGAITDMTSRKNLLMAISLLLSGIPFLFMGLSHAYWLIMLLVIIMGIGNEMWHPASFATLSSRFPAQKGVVFGLHGMAANLGDLLAPIIIGGLIATIAWREVVFWNVAPGIIVSIIILILLRKVAEDKKQTQQQDDTVTISDYIKSFKQVIQNKTVLLLALASGFRSMAQTGLMTFLPLYLALDMELSPLWVGVYVSILQGGGLLSAPIVGAVSDKYGARKVVNSGMILTSVMVLVMTFIQINWLLVGSIAVIGFFLYALRPVMHAWAMETTPDEMAGTTTSLVFTSQALMASVSPMIGGFLADMYGFTAAFYFIAAVILIGNFVIVIIPKSENVA from the coding sequence AGTTTTTATATTTTATTACCTTATATTACGTTAGAGCTTGGTTTATCTGTTGCCCAAGCAGGTGCGCTTGTTACGGTAATGTTTATTGCTAAAACATTGATTGGTATGCCGATTGGTGCGATAACAGATATGACTTCTAGGAAGAATTTATTAATGGCTATTTCACTTTTGTTATCAGGAATACCATTTCTTTTTATGGGATTATCACATGCGTATTGGCTGATTATGTTGCTAGTTATTATTATGGGAATTGGGAATGAGATGTGGCACCCAGCATCATTTGCGACATTGTCCAGTAGATTTCCAGCACAAAAAGGTGTTGTTTTTGGATTACACGGAATGGCAGCTAATTTAGGAGATTTATTAGCACCTATCATTATTGGAGGGTTAATTGCAACAATTGCTTGGCGTGAAGTTGTATTTTGGAATGTTGCTCCTGGAATAATCGTTAGTATTATTATATTAATCTTATTGCGTAAGGTAGCAGAAGATAAAAAGCAAACACAACAACAGGATGATACTGTTACAATAAGTGATTACATAAAAAGCTTTAAGCAGGTTATCCAAAATAAAACAGTATTATTATTAGCTTTAGCGAGCGGCTTTCGCTCTATGGCGCAAACAGGATTAATGACATTTTTACCATTATATTTAGCGCTAGATATGGAGTTATCTCCATTATGGGTAGGTGTGTATGTTTCCATTCTACAAGGTGGAGGTTTATTATCAGCACCAATTGTAGGGGCAGTATCTGATAAATATGGTGCAAGAAAAGTTGTAAACTCTGGAATGATATTGACTTCGGTGATGGTTCTAGTAATGACATTTATCCAAATTAATTGGTTATTAGTAGGATCCATTGCGGTGATCGGATTCTTTTTATATGCACTTCGTCCAGTTATGCATGCCTGGGCCATGGAAACTACACCAGATGAGATGGCAGGTACTACAACAAGTTTGGTGTTTACATCCCAAGCCTTAATGGCATCCGTATCGCCAATGATAGGCGGTTTCTTAGCAGATATGTACGGATTTACTGCTGCGTTCTATTTCATTGCGGCTGTTATTTTAATTGGAAATTTCGTAATAGTAATTATTCCTAAATCTGAAAATGTAGCTTGA
- a CDS encoding M23 family metallopeptidase produces MKAYLTIFLSLFLAVILSGCGKAEKDPVENETAISPDQFTDRFLAGDFEALYNQTSDDFQDMVTLESFIELGEGFNADVEGFELVSEMPIDHVTEYQWISERGDKGIRSYFLEDHTIEGMQLMPLSVFPESDEKYTENIYQMPINEEWYTFWGGTNELVNYHYAHENQRYAYDLLIVEAGNSFDGDSEDNESYFAFGKEVLAPLEGVVVSTENSIPDNTPLVETNAEEPLGNHVIIEHKNNEYSVIAHLQENSLQVSEGDSVAAGDVVGLAGNSGNSSEPHIHFHVADGEDWENATSIRINFKNGEEPVRGETTTGF; encoded by the coding sequence ATGAAAGCTTACTTAACCATTTTTTTGAGCCTTTTCTTAGCTGTTATTTTAAGTGGATGCGGAAAAGCAGAAAAAGACCCAGTGGAGAATGAAACGGCGATATCTCCTGACCAATTTACAGATCGCTTTTTAGCAGGTGATTTCGAAGCGTTATATAATCAGACTAGTGATGATTTTCAGGATATGGTAACACTAGAATCCTTTATTGAACTCGGAGAGGGTTTTAATGCAGATGTAGAAGGCTTTGAACTTGTATCGGAGATGCCTATAGACCATGTGACAGAATATCAATGGATCAGTGAGCGTGGGGACAAAGGAATTCGAAGTTATTTCTTAGAGGACCACACGATCGAAGGTATGCAGCTTATGCCACTTTCTGTTTTTCCAGAAAGTGATGAAAAGTATACTGAAAACATCTATCAAATGCCAATAAATGAAGAATGGTATACTTTTTGGGGTGGTACCAATGAGCTTGTCAATTATCACTACGCGCATGAAAATCAACGATATGCTTATGATCTCTTAATAGTAGAAGCAGGCAATAGCTTTGATGGTGATTCAGAAGATAATGAAAGCTATTTTGCTTTTGGAAAAGAAGTGCTTGCTCCTTTAGAGGGTGTCGTTGTGTCTACGGAAAATAGTATTCCTGACAATACACCACTTGTTGAAACAAACGCAGAGGAGCCCCTCGGCAATCATGTCATTATCGAACATAAAAATAATGAATACAGTGTGATTGCGCATTTACAGGAAAACAGTCTACAGGTTAGTGAAGGGGATAGTGTAGCAGCAGGAGATGTAGTTGGATTAGCTGGTAACTCGGGGAACTCAAGTGAGCCTCATATCCATTTCCATGTAGCAGATGGCGAGGACTGGGAGAATGCAACTTCCATCCGAATAAATTTTAAGAATGGAGAAGAACCAGTTCGTGGAGAAACAACTACTGGTTTTTGA
- a CDS encoding TetR/AcrR family transcriptional regulator, translating to MRKTKEAQERRNEILDVAEALFNEQGYDATSTNDILKKIGIARGTLYYHFESKEAIMDGIIDRYNRKVVAGVQSIVGRKEIPVVSRLLMAITSLNVSGSVSEELMTHIHKPQNALMHQKIQQVLFKDITPIFTEIIQSGIDEKIFHTPYPYESVEMLLVYAVTIFDDGTIELTKEEQMQRMIAFAYNVERLLGTEEGMISQQLMEILTKE from the coding sequence ATGAGGAAAACTAAAGAAGCTCAGGAAAGAAGAAACGAAATTTTAGATGTAGCAGAGGCCTTATTTAATGAGCAAGGTTATGACGCAACAAGTACAAATGATATCTTAAAAAAGATTGGAATTGCCAGAGGTACACTTTATTATCACTTTGAAAGCAAAGAGGCCATTATGGATGGAATTATTGATCGTTATAACAGAAAGGTGGTAGCAGGCGTACAATCAATTGTTGGGAGAAAGGAAATACCTGTTGTCAGTCGATTACTAATGGCAATTACTTCATTGAATGTAAGTGGATCTGTCTCTGAAGAATTGATGACACATATTCATAAGCCACAAAATGCCCTGATGCATCAGAAGATTCAGCAGGTGCTATTTAAAGATATCACACCAATTTTCACAGAAATTATTCAAAGTGGTATAGATGAGAAAATATTTCATACACCTTACCCTTATGAAAGCGTAGAAATGTTATTAGTATATGCTGTTACTATTTTTGATGATGGAACAATTGAATTGACAAAAGAGGAGCAAATGCAGCGAATGATAGCTTTTGCATATAACGTGGAGAGATTACTTGGAACAGAAGAAGGAATGATCAGTCAGCAGTTAATGGAAATTTTAACAAAAGAATAG
- a CDS encoding ABC transporter permease, whose amino-acid sequence MFFQIIRNDFLRNKLISVTTMLFITAATMLVSIVAILTVNLVGSIDTLTKQAKIPDFLQMHNGDIDKERLQSFAIEHKNVKDFQVLDFLNITGSKIQLGENSLIDNIQDNGFSTQSPNFDYLLDLDGQPIDPAVGELYVPIGYMKEGIAQVGDQAKIAGKEFQIAGFLRDAQMNSPLASSKRFLVHEQDYQELASEGTLEYLIEFQLKDSSKTNQFETAYADAGLEANGPTLTGGLFKVINGLSDGIMIAMILLIGFLIVMIAFMCIRFTLLTKIEEDYREIGTMKAIGLRLADIKKIYLAKYAVIALVGCLIGLILSFIFSHPLLENIRLYIGESDYASWSILLAVFGSGFVFLLVIGYIHFLLRRFRKISAASAIRTGSPEEKTARRNYFFLSKNRLLPTNVFMGIKDVFSRKKLYVTMFIVLLLSCFIMIVPWNTHQTVSSPSFTKYLGFGDMDLMISMYQSDEPLKSEQQVVNYLNEDSSINKFVQIISKSFKAKTEDGLEEKIVIELGDHAAFPIEYNTGKAPEQPNEIALSSMNAAAFEKQVGDTIEIITDNGTKNFVVSGIYSNILNGGKTAKANFSDETAPTMWLNYYIKLSDTSQIAAIAEEMSQALPFVKVTDANNHKQQVFGTTMASIKTVAKVALIVALFITGLVSILFMKLLVAKDKPAIAMLKAIGFTNQDLANQYAVRGIFILIIGVAGGSILASTLGESITGMAISFFGVDSLTFSSHPLIYLGFPVLMLFVTLLATKLGTNQAGKITIAENIKE is encoded by the coding sequence ATGTTTTTTCAAATCATACGAAATGATTTTTTGAGAAATAAATTAATCAGTGTAACAACGATGCTATTCATCACTGCTGCAACAATGCTTGTAAGTATTGTTGCTATTTTAACTGTTAATCTTGTTGGATCTATTGATACATTAACAAAGCAAGCTAAAATACCAGATTTTTTGCAAATGCATAATGGAGATATTGATAAGGAAAGATTACAAAGCTTTGCAATTGAACATAAGAATGTAAAAGATTTTCAAGTACTGGACTTTCTAAATATAACAGGATCAAAAATTCAATTAGGTGAAAATAGTCTGATTGATAATATCCAAGACAATGGCTTTTCAACCCAAAGTCCAAATTTCGATTATTTATTAGATTTGGATGGCCAACCAATTGATCCAGCTGTAGGAGAGCTATATGTACCCATTGGTTATATGAAAGAAGGAATTGCTCAGGTTGGGGATCAAGCTAAAATTGCCGGAAAAGAATTTCAAATCGCAGGCTTCCTAAGAGATGCACAGATGAATTCGCCATTAGCCTCCTCCAAACGTTTTTTAGTGCATGAACAGGATTATCAGGAACTGGCTTCAGAAGGAACCCTCGAATATTTAATCGAATTTCAGTTGAAAGACTCATCTAAAACCAATCAATTTGAGACGGCATATGCGGATGCAGGTTTGGAGGCAAATGGACCGACACTAACTGGTGGTTTATTCAAGGTTATTAATGGATTATCTGATGGCATTATGATAGCAATGATTCTATTAATAGGCTTTTTAATTGTGATGATTGCCTTTATGTGTATTCGTTTCACCTTATTAACTAAAATTGAAGAGGATTATCGAGAAATTGGAACAATGAAGGCAATTGGTTTACGGTTAGCAGATATTAAGAAGATTTATTTAGCTAAATATGCTGTAATTGCTTTGGTAGGCTGCTTAATAGGCTTAATTCTATCCTTTATTTTCAGTCATCCATTATTAGAAAATATTCGACTTTATATAGGTGAAAGTGATTATGCTAGCTGGAGTATTTTACTTGCGGTTTTTGGAAGTGGGTTTGTTTTTCTACTAGTTATTGGTTACATCCATTTCTTATTAAGGCGCTTTAGAAAAATATCTGCTGCCTCAGCAATTCGCACGGGGAGCCCAGAGGAAAAAACTGCTCGTAGAAATTACTTTTTTCTTAGCAAGAACAGGTTGCTACCAACCAATGTATTTATGGGAATAAAAGATGTATTTTCTAGGAAAAAGCTTTACGTGACGATGTTTATTGTATTATTACTTTCCTGTTTTATTATGATTGTTCCTTGGAATACTCACCAAACAGTATCTTCACCATCGTTCACAAAATATTTAGGCTTTGGAGATATGGATCTCATGATCAGTATGTATCAATCCGATGAACCATTAAAAAGCGAGCAGCAGGTTGTAAATTATTTAAATGAAGATAGTTCTATTAATAAATTTGTCCAAATCATTTCAAAATCTTTTAAAGCAAAGACAGAAGACGGTTTAGAGGAAAAAATAGTCATTGAACTTGGTGATCATGCTGCATTTCCAATTGAATATAATACCGGGAAAGCGCCAGAACAGCCTAACGAAATTGCTTTATCCTCTATGAATGCAGCAGCGTTTGAAAAACAAGTTGGTGATACAATAGAGATTATTACAGATAATGGAACAAAGAATTTTGTTGTATCTGGAATTTACTCCAATATTTTAAATGGCGGTAAGACCGCAAAGGCAAATTTTTCAGATGAAACGGCTCCAACGATGTGGCTGAACTATTATATCAAGCTAAGTGATACCAGTCAGATTGCTGCAATCGCTGAAGAAATGTCACAAGCATTGCCTTTTGTAAAAGTAACAGATGCCAATAATCATAAGCAGCAGGTATTCGGCACGACCATGGCGTCCATTAAAACTGTAGCAAAGGTTGCGTTGATTGTTGCTTTATTTATTACAGGATTAGTGAGTATATTATTTATGAAATTATTAGTGGCTAAGGATAAACCAGCCATTGCAATGTTAAAAGCAATTGGCTTCACCAATCAGGATCTTGCTAATCAATACGCAGTTCGTGGAATTTTCATCTTAATCATTGGTGTTGCCGGAGGAAGTATCCTAGCAAGTACCTTGGGTGAATCGATCACAGGGATGGCAATCTCCTTCTTTGGTGTGGATTCACTCACCTTTAGCAGTCATCCACTGATTTATTTGGGCTTTCCTGTATTGATGTTGTTTGTCACTTTGTTAGCTACTAAGCTCGGAACCAATCAAGCTGGGAAAATTACAATTGCAGAAAATATAAAGGAGTAA
- a CDS encoding ABC transporter ATP-binding protein — MKKIIDGQQIHKSFATDKKKVNVLRDVSVSLYEGEFISVMGPSGSGKSTLLYALSGMDTIDSGEVIFNSQSLTACGETELSDIRRQQMGFVFQQPTFLKNLTIIDNIVLPAMRDNRKKRKSIVNNAQQLLEKTGIGDLAYRMPNQVSGGQLQRAGICRALINEPKIIFGDEPTGALNSKSAEEIMRYFLQTNQAGMTILLVTHDAKVAAQSERVLFMKDGQIVDELQLGKLSNQVLDNRIEKVTRKMLKVEM, encoded by the coding sequence ATGAAAAAAATAATAGATGGACAACAAATTCATAAGTCATTTGCTACGGACAAGAAAAAAGTTAATGTTCTTCGTGATGTATCTGTTAGCCTTTATGAAGGCGAGTTTATCTCTGTTATGGGACCTTCAGGATCAGGAAAATCAACGCTACTCTATGCTTTGAGTGGAATGGATACAATTGATAGTGGCGAGGTAATATTTAATAGTCAATCTCTTACAGCATGTGGAGAAACAGAGTTATCAGATATTCGCAGACAACAAATGGGTTTTGTCTTTCAGCAACCAACATTTTTGAAAAATTTAACTATTATTGATAATATCGTACTTCCAGCAATGCGAGATAATCGAAAAAAGAGAAAATCAATCGTAAATAATGCGCAGCAGCTTTTGGAAAAAACAGGGATTGGTGATTTAGCCTATCGAATGCCAAATCAAGTGTCTGGAGGACAGCTACAAAGAGCGGGAATTTGTCGGGCTTTAATTAATGAACCGAAAATTATTTTTGGAGATGAACCAACTGGAGCACTAAATTCAAAATCTGCTGAGGAAATTATGAGGTATTTCCTTCAAACAAATCAAGCTGGCATGACGATTTTATTAGTGACACATGATGCGAAGGTTGCTGCTCAAAGCGAACGGGTATTATTTATGAAAGACGGGCAAATTGTCGATGAATTACAGTTAGGAAAGCTGTCGAATCAAGTTTTGGATAACCGAATAGAAAAAGTAACAAGGAAAATGCTCAAGGTAGAGATGTAG
- a CDS encoding ATP-binding cassette domain-containing protein produces the protein MDPIIMVKDFTKSYGTYLAVDHISFEVERGSIFAFLGPNGAGKSTTINTLCTILDKTAGSLMIDGKEIEQNKDYIRSMIGVVFQDQTLDIKMTVEENLKMHGHFYSIPKSVINERIDFVLDLVELTKWKKAVTSNLSGGMKRRVEIARSLLHLPKLLFLDEPTTGLDPQTRANIWDYIVKLQKEEDITIFLTTHYIDEAEISDKVAIMDHGKIIVFDDPETLKKQYTRDKVVILSSNPKQLSDLLEKYDLVYVKEKNHFSLEVNDLSILTRVINEHQLSIIDFEVRKGTLNDVFLEITGKDIRE, from the coding sequence ATGGATCCTATTATTATGGTTAAGGATTTCACCAAAAGTTATGGAACATATCTTGCGGTTGATCATATTTCTTTTGAAGTGGAACGAGGTAGTATTTTCGCTTTTTTAGGACCTAATGGAGCTGGTAAAAGCACAACGATAAATACGCTTTGTACGATACTAGATAAGACTGCAGGATCGCTAATGATTGATGGGAAAGAAATAGAACAAAATAAAGATTATATTCGTAGCATGATAGGTGTTGTGTTCCAAGACCAAACGCTTGATATCAAAATGACAGTTGAAGAAAATTTAAAAATGCATGGGCATTTTTATAGTATCCCTAAATCGGTAATTAACGAGAGAATTGATTTTGTACTTGATTTAGTTGAATTAACTAAATGGAAAAAGGCAGTTACTAGTAATTTATCGGGCGGAATGAAACGACGGGTAGAAATAGCTCGTAGCTTGCTGCATTTACCAAAATTATTGTTTTTGGATGAACCGACAACAGGATTGGACCCTCAAACAAGGGCAAATATATGGGATTATATTGTCAAATTACAGAAGGAAGAGGATATTACTATCTTTTTAACAACGCATTATATAGATGAAGCTGAAATAAGTGATAAAGTAGCTATTATGGATCATGGAAAAATTATTGTTTTTGATGATCCAGAAACATTAAAAAAGCAATATACTCGCGATAAGGTAGTCATTTTAAGCTCAAATCCAAAACAATTAAGCGACTTACTCGAAAAATATGACTTAGTTTATGTTAAAGAAAAGAACCATTTCTCCTTAGAAGTAAATGATTTATCGATATTGACTAGGGTCATAAATGAACATCAATTATCCATTATCGATTTTGAAGTTCGCAAAGGAACATTAAACGATGTTTTTCTCGAAATTACGGGAAAAGATATTAGGGAGTGA
- a CDS encoding ABC transporter permease, whose protein sequence is MRIITALCMRNIKLFLRNRIQLILVLIMPFFYLYLLSTIFKSTNISDPTNYVLSGIVIIVVFQTSLNIATSTIDDMVSGYMKEVLVSPAKRIQIVLGQILSSTIIATLQGVLILIVGYFIGLKYESIFTPLAVLVSMVFIGLVFSAFGLFLAASIKNAQTFQITSIAVTTPITFLCGVYVPLSLLPNGLQFIAMLNPMTYAASFFRALSLERLSLITFTKVDFSKMDRTQISKNIYEQ, encoded by the coding sequence GTGCGTATTATAACTGCATTATGTATGAGAAATATTAAATTGTTTCTAAGGAATCGAATTCAATTAATTTTAGTCTTAATCATGCCCTTTTTTTACTTATATTTATTAAGTACTATTTTTAAAAGTACAAATATTTCTGATCCAACAAACTATGTACTATCAGGAATTGTAATCATCGTTGTATTTCAAACATCTCTAAATATTGCTACCTCAACAATTGATGATATGGTATCAGGTTATATGAAGGAAGTGCTTGTAAGTCCGGCAAAGAGAATCCAAATAGTTCTCGGTCAAATTTTATCCTCGACGATTATTGCTACATTGCAGGGGGTACTCATCTTGATTGTTGGTTATTTTATTGGTTTGAAATATGAATCTATATTTACACCACTTGCTGTCTTAGTATCCATGGTATTTATTGGTCTTGTATTTTCGGCTTTTGGTTTGTTTCTGGCAGCCTCAATTAAAAATGCTCAAACCTTTCAAATTACTTCGATAGCAGTTACAACACCAATTACATTTTTATGTGGAGTTTATGTACCTCTTAGTCTTCTTCCAAATGGTTTACAATTTATAGCTATGTTAAATCCGATGACATATGCTGCGTCTTTTTTTAGAGCATTGAGCTTAGAAAGGTTGTCTTTAATAACCTTTACTAAAGTAGATTTTTCAAAAATGGATCGAACACAAATAAGTAAGAATATTTATGAACAATAA
- a CDS encoding class I SAM-dependent methyltransferase, which translates to MKKFKLITLAIIPISIIIFYMWRFASRKREIPCPFWLRGLVEIDNPFTKANKASVIIRQSNIEPGMHVIDFGCGPGRLTIPLAERVGADGKVSAVDIQAEMLARVEKKASHRNLKNILCVQGRIGEGELQIPQSDHAVMVSVLGEIPNRQAAFNEIFNLLKPGGVLTVAETIFDPHFQKKETVIQFAKQAGFQEKDFSGNWSAYSVLLSKPVIK; encoded by the coding sequence ATGAAAAAATTTAAATTAATTACCTTAGCAATAATTCCAATTAGTATTATTATCTTTTATATGTGGAGGTTTGCTTCACGAAAACGTGAAATACCTTGTCCATTTTGGTTACGAGGTCTAGTGGAGATTGATAATCCATTTACCAAGGCTAATAAAGCTAGCGTTATTATTCGGCAATCTAACATTGAACCAGGAATGCATGTGATTGATTTTGGATGTGGTCCTGGTCGGCTTACGATTCCTCTAGCAGAGCGTGTTGGTGCTGATGGGAAAGTGTCAGCAGTTGATATTCAAGCTGAAATGTTAGCAAGAGTTGAGAAAAAGGCATCACACAGAAATCTGAAAAATATTCTATGTGTACAAGGAAGAATAGGAGAGGGAGAACTTCAAATTCCTCAGTCTGACCATGCTGTGATGGTGAGTGTTTTAGGAGAAATTCCAAATAGGCAAGCGGCTTTTAATGAAATATTTAATCTGTTAAAGCCAGGTGGGGTACTAACTGTGGCAGAAACAATATTTGATCCACATTTCCAAAAGAAAGAAACAGTTATCCAGTTTGCTAAACAAGCGGGATTTCAGGAAAAGGATTTTTCAGGTAATTGGTCAGCATACTCTGTGTTGCTGTCAAAACCAGTGATCAAATAA